One stretch of Prunus persica cultivar Lovell chromosome G1, Prunus_persica_NCBIv2, whole genome shotgun sequence DNA includes these proteins:
- the LOC18792941 gene encoding purine permease 3, translating into MHMEANHEEKRNAALKRALLILSCVFLSIGACGGPLIMRLYFIHGGKRVWLSSWLETGGWPIIFIPIALAYYHRRTTEGPSTKLFFMKLPLFIASAVIGLLTGLDDYLYAYGVARLPVSTAALITAAHLVFTALFAFLLVKQKFTSYSINCVFLLTIGAAVLGLNTSADRPKGESDKQYIAGFMMTLSSAALYGFVLPLVELTYKKAKQTITYALVLEIQLVMCLFATIFCTVGMLINNDFKVIPREARNFELGERRYYVVLVFSAIVWQGFFLGAIGIIFCASSLLSGIVIAVLLPVTEILAVIFYHEKFQAEKGVALALSLWGFVSYFYGERKYSKQKESEMKNEREKEVEIGKKDTPETAEVSQLDP; encoded by the exons ATGCACATGGAAGCCAATCATGAGGAAAAACGCAACGCTGCCTTGAAGAGAGCCCTTCTCATACTAAGCTGCGTATTCTTATCAATAGGCGCATGCGGAGGCCCTTTGATAATGCGCCTCTACTTCATCCATGGAGGTAAACGTGTCTGGCTTTCCAGCTGGCTCGAAACCGGCGGCTGGCCAATCATCTTCATCCCCATAGCCCTAGCTTATTACCATCGCCGCACCACTGAAGGCCCTTCAACAAAACTCTTCTTCATGAAGCTCCCGCTCTTCATAGCCTCCGCCGTCATCGGCCTCCTCACCGGCCTCGACGACTACCTCTACGCCTACGGCGTGGCCCGCCTTCCTGTCTCCACGGCAGCCCTAATCACCGCTGCCCATCTGGTTTTCACTGCCCTTTTTGCATTTCTTCTCGTGAAGCAGAAGTTCACTTCTTACTCTATAAACTGCGTCTTCTTATTGACTATTGGAGCGGCTGTTTTGGGGCTGAACACTAGCGCTGATCGGCCAAAGGGTGAGTCGGATAAGCAGTATATTGCCGGGTTTATGATGACGTTGTCGTCAGCGGCTTTGTACGGGTTTGTGTTGCCGTTGGTGGAGTTGACATACAAGAAGGCCAAGCAGACCATTACTTATGCTTTGGTTCTTGAGATTCAATTGGTTATGTGTTTGTTTGCTACCATTTTCTGCACCGTGGGGATGCTTATCAACAATGACTTCAAG GTTATTCCAAGAGAAGCAAGAAACTTCGAGCTTGGGGAAAGAAGATACTATGTGGTGCTTGTATTTAGTGCAATAGTTTGGCAGGGTTTCTTTCTGGGAGCCATAGGAATTATCTTCTGTGCCTCATCCTTGCTCTCTGGTATTGTAATTGCTGTTCTGCTCCCAGTTACAGAGATCCTAGCTGTTATTTTTTACCACGAGAAGTTTCAAGCAGAAAAGGGGGTTGCTCTTGCACTCTCTCTGTGGGGTTTTGTCTCATATTTCTATGGGGAGAGAAAATACAGCAAGcaaaaagaaagtgaaatgaaaaatgaaagagaaaaagaagtagAAATAGGAAAGAAAGATACCCCAGAAACAGCAGAAGTTTCTCAACTCGATCCCTAG
- the LOC18793945 gene encoding chaperone protein dnaJ 1, mitochondrial isoform X1, with translation MRKLSLLGLLRRRLVSSLAAESTVDQVDWPRRLSSLSEALYRTHGSPSCGSVAGFATSLGNRYFHASGFCCAPERDYYETLGVSKRASRDEIKKAFRVLAKKYHPDANKDNPSSKRKFQEIKDAYETLQDPEKRAQYDKKRSSGSENVGYTAGDAEGFRYDNQTHGAAGAEGFRYGFQTHFSSSFHKIFSEIFEHEFDQVAADIEVELSLSFFEAAKGCTKHLSVNAHVPCDSCYGRGSPLNAKTKVCPTCRGIGRVTVPPFTSTCGTCKGAGKIIKESCISCGGLGVVEGTREVKVSIPAGVDSGDTIRIPEAGNSGVRGGQPGCFYIKLKVAEDPIFARDGADVYVNSNISFTQAILGGMVEVPTLSGKIEVKIPKGVQPGQHIVLRGKGLPKHGFLVSHGDQYVRFRVRFPTEINERQHAILEEFAREEIMHGNSTSNKRDWFQRMLEHVSEPWFMLELSVFILLLLLLNKSMG, from the exons ATGCGAAAATTGAGCTTGCTTGGTCTG CTTCGGAGGCGTTTGGTGTCGTCGTTGGCTGCAGAGTCGACTGTTGATCAAGTTGATTGGCCACGGAGGCTTTCGTCATTGAGCGAGGCATTGTATCGAACACATG GTTCGCCCTCTTGTGGTTCTGTAGCTGGTTTCGCTACCTCATTGGGAAATCGTTATTTCCATGCCTCAG GGTTTTGCTGCGCACCTGAAAGAGACTACTATGAAACTCTCGGTGTTTCGAAACGCGCAAGCCGAGATGAGATTAAAAAGGCTTTTCGTGTG CTTGCCAAGAAGTACCATCCAGATGCAAATAAGGACAATCCTTCTTCTAAGAGaaaatttcaagaaataaaagatGCCTATGAG ACTTTGCAAGATCCTGAAAAGAGGGCACAATATGACAAG AAGCGCTCAAGCGGGTCAGAAAACGTAGGGTATACTGCTGGGGATGCAGAGGGGTTCAGATATGATAATCAAACTCATGGTGCTGCTGGTGCAGAAGGGTTTAGATATGGTTTTCAAACTCATTTTTCCAGTTCATTCCATAAAATATTCTCAGAG ATCTTTGAACATGAGTTCGATCAAGTTGCAGCTGATATTGAG GTGGAGCTGTCACTCTCTTTCTTTGAAGCTGCTAAAGGATGCACAAAGCATCTCTCTGTCAATGCACATGTTCCCTGTGATTCTTGCT ATGGGCGTGGCTCTCCACTAAATGCCAAGACCAAAGTTTGTCCTACTTGCAGAGGTATTGGGAGA GTTACAGTTCCTCCATTCACATCAACATGCGGTACTTGTAAAGGGGCGGGCAAAATAATCAAG GAATCTTGCATCTCATGTGGAGGGTTAGGGGTTGTTGAAGGCACTAGAGAGGTTAAAGTTTCGATACCAGCAG GTGTGGATTCTGGAGATACAATCCGTATTCCGGAGGCTGGGAATAGTGGGGTACGAGGAGGTCAACCAGGCTGTTTTTACATTAAACTAAAG GTTGCTGAAGATCCTATCTTTGCTAGAGATGGTGCAGATGTTTATGTGAACTCTAATATTAGCTTTACGCAA GCTATTCTTGGTGGTATGGTTGAGGTACCAACTTTGTCTGGGAAGATAGAAGTAAAA ATACCAAAGGGGGTTCAGCCTGGACAACATATTGTACTAAGAGGCAAAG GACTGCCAAAACATGGTTTTCTAGTTAGCCATGGAGATCAATATGTGCGCTTCCGAGTTAGATTTCCCAC TGAAATAAATGAACGCCAACATGCTATATTAGAAGAGTTTGCAAGGGAGGAAATTATGCATGGAAACAGCACTT
- the LOC18793945 gene encoding chaperone protein dnaJ 1, mitochondrial isoform X2, whose product MRKLSLLGLLRRRLVSSLAAESTVDQVDWPRRLSSLSEALYRTHGSPSCGSVAGFATSLGNRYFHASGFCCAPERDYYETLGVSKRASRDEIKKAFRVLAKKYHPDANKDNPSSKRKFQEIKDAYETLQDPEKRAQYDKRSSGSENVGYTAGDAEGFRYDNQTHGAAGAEGFRYGFQTHFSSSFHKIFSEIFEHEFDQVAADIEVELSLSFFEAAKGCTKHLSVNAHVPCDSCYGRGSPLNAKTKVCPTCRGIGRVTVPPFTSTCGTCKGAGKIIKESCISCGGLGVVEGTREVKVSIPAGVDSGDTIRIPEAGNSGVRGGQPGCFYIKLKVAEDPIFARDGADVYVNSNISFTQAILGGMVEVPTLSGKIEVKIPKGVQPGQHIVLRGKGLPKHGFLVSHGDQYVRFRVRFPTEINERQHAILEEFAREEIMHGNSTSNKRDWFQRMLEHVSEPWFMLELSVFILLLLLLNKSMG is encoded by the exons ATGCGAAAATTGAGCTTGCTTGGTCTG CTTCGGAGGCGTTTGGTGTCGTCGTTGGCTGCAGAGTCGACTGTTGATCAAGTTGATTGGCCACGGAGGCTTTCGTCATTGAGCGAGGCATTGTATCGAACACATG GTTCGCCCTCTTGTGGTTCTGTAGCTGGTTTCGCTACCTCATTGGGAAATCGTTATTTCCATGCCTCAG GGTTTTGCTGCGCACCTGAAAGAGACTACTATGAAACTCTCGGTGTTTCGAAACGCGCAAGCCGAGATGAGATTAAAAAGGCTTTTCGTGTG CTTGCCAAGAAGTACCATCCAGATGCAAATAAGGACAATCCTTCTTCTAAGAGaaaatttcaagaaataaaagatGCCTATGAG ACTTTGCAAGATCCTGAAAAGAGGGCACAATATGACAAG CGCTCAAGCGGGTCAGAAAACGTAGGGTATACTGCTGGGGATGCAGAGGGGTTCAGATATGATAATCAAACTCATGGTGCTGCTGGTGCAGAAGGGTTTAGATATGGTTTTCAAACTCATTTTTCCAGTTCATTCCATAAAATATTCTCAGAG ATCTTTGAACATGAGTTCGATCAAGTTGCAGCTGATATTGAG GTGGAGCTGTCACTCTCTTTCTTTGAAGCTGCTAAAGGATGCACAAAGCATCTCTCTGTCAATGCACATGTTCCCTGTGATTCTTGCT ATGGGCGTGGCTCTCCACTAAATGCCAAGACCAAAGTTTGTCCTACTTGCAGAGGTATTGGGAGA GTTACAGTTCCTCCATTCACATCAACATGCGGTACTTGTAAAGGGGCGGGCAAAATAATCAAG GAATCTTGCATCTCATGTGGAGGGTTAGGGGTTGTTGAAGGCACTAGAGAGGTTAAAGTTTCGATACCAGCAG GTGTGGATTCTGGAGATACAATCCGTATTCCGGAGGCTGGGAATAGTGGGGTACGAGGAGGTCAACCAGGCTGTTTTTACATTAAACTAAAG GTTGCTGAAGATCCTATCTTTGCTAGAGATGGTGCAGATGTTTATGTGAACTCTAATATTAGCTTTACGCAA GCTATTCTTGGTGGTATGGTTGAGGTACCAACTTTGTCTGGGAAGATAGAAGTAAAA ATACCAAAGGGGGTTCAGCCTGGACAACATATTGTACTAAGAGGCAAAG GACTGCCAAAACATGGTTTTCTAGTTAGCCATGGAGATCAATATGTGCGCTTCCGAGTTAGATTTCCCAC TGAAATAAATGAACGCCAACATGCTATATTAGAAGAGTTTGCAAGGGAGGAAATTATGCATGGAAACAGCACTT
- the LOC18793945 gene encoding chaperone protein dnaJ 1, mitochondrial isoform X3 has translation MRKLSLLGLLRRRLVSSLAAESTVDQVDWPRRLSSLSEALYRTHGSPSCGSVAGFATSLGNRYFHASGFCCAPERDYYETLGVSKRASRDEIKKAFRVLAKKYHPDANKDNPSSKRKFQEIKDAYETLQDPEKRAQYDKKRSSGSENVGYTAGDAEGFRYDNQTHGAAGAEGFRYGFQTHFSSSFHKIFSEIFEHEFDQVAADIEVELSLSFFEAAKGCTKHLSVNAHVPCDSCYGRGSPLNAKTKVCPTCRGIGRVTVPPFTSTCGTCKGAGKIIKESCISCGGLGVVEGTREVKVSIPAGVDSGDTIRIPEAGNSGVRGGQPGCFYIKLKVAEDPIFARDGADVYVNSNISFTQAILGGMVEVPTLSGKIEVKIPKGVQPGQHIVLRGKGLPKHGFLVSHGDQYVRFRVRFPTEINERQHAILEEFAREEIMHGNSTSNKRDWLYQQLSTG, from the exons ATGCGAAAATTGAGCTTGCTTGGTCTG CTTCGGAGGCGTTTGGTGTCGTCGTTGGCTGCAGAGTCGACTGTTGATCAAGTTGATTGGCCACGGAGGCTTTCGTCATTGAGCGAGGCATTGTATCGAACACATG GTTCGCCCTCTTGTGGTTCTGTAGCTGGTTTCGCTACCTCATTGGGAAATCGTTATTTCCATGCCTCAG GGTTTTGCTGCGCACCTGAAAGAGACTACTATGAAACTCTCGGTGTTTCGAAACGCGCAAGCCGAGATGAGATTAAAAAGGCTTTTCGTGTG CTTGCCAAGAAGTACCATCCAGATGCAAATAAGGACAATCCTTCTTCTAAGAGaaaatttcaagaaataaaagatGCCTATGAG ACTTTGCAAGATCCTGAAAAGAGGGCACAATATGACAAG AAGCGCTCAAGCGGGTCAGAAAACGTAGGGTATACTGCTGGGGATGCAGAGGGGTTCAGATATGATAATCAAACTCATGGTGCTGCTGGTGCAGAAGGGTTTAGATATGGTTTTCAAACTCATTTTTCCAGTTCATTCCATAAAATATTCTCAGAG ATCTTTGAACATGAGTTCGATCAAGTTGCAGCTGATATTGAG GTGGAGCTGTCACTCTCTTTCTTTGAAGCTGCTAAAGGATGCACAAAGCATCTCTCTGTCAATGCACATGTTCCCTGTGATTCTTGCT ATGGGCGTGGCTCTCCACTAAATGCCAAGACCAAAGTTTGTCCTACTTGCAGAGGTATTGGGAGA GTTACAGTTCCTCCATTCACATCAACATGCGGTACTTGTAAAGGGGCGGGCAAAATAATCAAG GAATCTTGCATCTCATGTGGAGGGTTAGGGGTTGTTGAAGGCACTAGAGAGGTTAAAGTTTCGATACCAGCAG GTGTGGATTCTGGAGATACAATCCGTATTCCGGAGGCTGGGAATAGTGGGGTACGAGGAGGTCAACCAGGCTGTTTTTACATTAAACTAAAG GTTGCTGAAGATCCTATCTTTGCTAGAGATGGTGCAGATGTTTATGTGAACTCTAATATTAGCTTTACGCAA GCTATTCTTGGTGGTATGGTTGAGGTACCAACTTTGTCTGGGAAGATAGAAGTAAAA ATACCAAAGGGGGTTCAGCCTGGACAACATATTGTACTAAGAGGCAAAG GACTGCCAAAACATGGTTTTCTAGTTAGCCATGGAGATCAATATGTGCGCTTCCGAGTTAGATTTCCCAC TGAAATAAATGAACGCCAACATGCTATATTAGAAGAGTTTGCAAGGGAGGAAATTATGCATGGAAACAGCACTT